The genomic DNA ATTGTCTAAGCTGAGTTTATGGGACACCTATCTCAGCAGTAGTTTCTTACCAATCTACTACTGCTGGCAGAGTAGAAATCCTCTGCCACACCATTCCTTCCGCAAAAATGAATTTGCCGTAGTTCATTAACAATCCTCGTTTACAATCCCCGAGAGGTCAATccttagtttaacttgacaaatCCAAAGTGTGCACCTGCTCCATTTCTTCACATGTTACTGCTCCCTACATGCATAATAACATTACCACCCATAACCCAACCCCAATGCCAAGCAAACTATaacaaaacaaagtgttggagcaatttagttggtcagacagcatctgtggaggaaatggacagataatgctttgggtcgggcccttcatcagtctgttcactcactccatagttgctgcctgactcacttccAGTACTTTGATTTTTTGGGGGGATTCCTGTCACGGTCTCTTGTATGTCCATATTTCGGTTTCTTAGTTTAGGAGGGTCCTCACACTGGCACCTGGTGGTtagcataatgtttggaacattgGATCCAGTTTATGAAGTGTACTATCTGTCCAACCAAATATTGAATATCACACAACTAAAACACTGCTTTATCTCCTCTTTACACTATCGGTGGTTCCTTCTTCAAGGCTCAATTTTCCATTTCCTGGACTCTCCCGAATCTTTATTCTTATTGCCACATACAGCAAGAACATTGCATTTGTCGGATATGATAACCTTCTATGGATCATGGTTTCCCAAGGCTGTTCTGCCAAAAAATCAAGATTTCTTTACTCAAATTCCCTTATAATTAAGACCAACATATTATTTGCCTTCTTCATTGCTTGTTGCACCTGGATGTAAAGTTTTTGGCAATCACATATGGATCCCAATTAGCTCTGAATGCCACTTaaaaataatctattttccatCCTTCCTGCCAAAGACAACAATCTAATTTCTCCACATAATAATCTTATCACCCATCTGTTGCTTACTCACTTCACTaagccttaaaaaaaaatcctagcatcctcctagcAGTTTATTTTCTCATCCAGCTTTTTATATCACCAAACACAGATGAATTATGTTGCATTTCTGTGTTATTAATACAAATTTGAAACAGTATTGACCTCCACATTCATTTATACTATTTTAAAATGCTTGATCTACAAATACAAAATATGTCGCTCTAAGTAATTGGTATCAATTATTGCATATTTTATTAACCAGTTATTAACCAgtttcaattcagattcagatataTGTAAATATACTTTTTAGATTTTTCCTTTTCCCGACTTCAAACTAAGATTCCTGAACAAATATTAAAACCACATTGTGTTAAACTAAGTGTCAGTCACTTCACCTCCAGAGTAAATTATTGACTAAGAAAAATCTCATTTTTTTCTGACACAATATTTTATATGTATCAATGCTGTATAATGAAAGACAGAAATACAATTTCTCAACACTTTTCTACTGTAACTGTGTAATTAGCGGAGCTTAGGCACCATCACAACAGCATTAACAAACAATGTTTAGAGATATTAGGGATACAATGCACATGTTCAGAGGGTGATAAGCTTTGGGAACATCTTAAAGAATCTGGACAGTTTAGGGAGATAATTCTGGACTTTATAGCCTTCTCAGTTGAAAGTACTGCCACCAACAGTGAAACAATTTAAATTGAACTGACTCAAGATCTCATATCTGGAAGAGCAGAGACACCTTATAGAGTATAGAACTGGAAGAGTTTATAGGTAAAGAAGACAAGTGCATAAATGCATGCAACCGGGACCAATTTGTTCAAATGTGAGATTATTGCCTGTATTCATCTTGGAATTGCATCCTTCATACAATAGCAGACACTTAGATATAGATGACACAGTGTTATGGGGAGTTGCGATCCTCAAAAAGGGTATCATTTGTGATTTTCTGCCACAAAATGCTGTATCATTTAgcaagttgaaaaaaaaaactttctcttCCCTATATAAATTCCATGAGTGAATTTTATTTTGTAACTCACATTTTGAgtggtgatttgtgaattctgtataGGCAAATCTTTATAACCCAAATAGTTGTATCACGTGGACGCCAGAGTTGGAAAGAAGGGGCAGTGAGGTGGGGAAATGAATTGTCACCCTTGTTTAGCCAATGTGAATATGTATTTAATTTCAATAAAATGCATTAGAGGCTTAATGCAATATGATCCTGAAGTCATTCTAAAGATTAAAAAGTAATTTCATAATCAAATTATTACCTGAACATTTTCTCTGATAATTGCAGCTTCTCGCAATGGATGGCCTGCAACTTTGAATGTATCATCAACAACTTTGATCCCAATAGTCCTTAACATTGTGTATTTTATTGTGTTCTTCCCTTTCTTGACTGAATGGCCTCTTCTGTGAGCCTTTCCGCCACCTCTTCGATCAGTTATGGCAACATGAACAAAAAGAGTAGCGAGTTCAATTTCTTCCCCAGTGTCTGTGCACAGAGGAACATGTCGATATCCAGTCTGCAGACACTCAAATGGGATACAGTACTGGCCAATAAATTCATCACCAATGTAGTCATCATCTAGAGCAATAAATCGTACCATTGCAAGCTCAGGCAGATTGATTTCAAATTCCAAGCTTTCATCAAATAGAGGGTTCTCTCCATTTTGATGAATAGTCCTAGTTCTCATTTCTGCACAGTCCACAGGAATCCCGTGAATTTCCACAAAAACATATGGATCTACAACATCTCCTTTCGTGCCAGAACCTCTAGGCTTTGGAAAGTTCTGACCACTGATTAGTTTTATGTGCAGAACCTGAGGTGAGATTCCAGGAAACACTCCCTCAGTGTAGGCACTGAAATAGGACAGCTCCTCTCGCATAATGGCAGGACGTAGAATATAACCACAGCAGCCGTTCTGACGAAACCATCCAATGTTAAGGGCAGTCGTTGGGCCTGGGATCTGGCAGTTGATGGCCACCAACTGGCAGCCACAATTCCAGAATTCTTGTGGATGCAAATTGCTCGAATCTATACCCATGAGAGCAGGGAAAACACGAGACAGAAATCTTTTATTGTGGTTCACAAAGTCTCCTGGGAAATCATTTGCTAATATCCTTGCCTTGGCTTCACTGAAATTGCATACTTCCCAATATTTCTGGTTCTTCACTGAATACTGAAAATCTACGAACTGCACGGACTGGCACAGAGTGACCAAATCAGAGAGTTCCCTACACATTCGAATAGTTCGCTTGGGAATAAAAAAAGTATCAGTCAACCTTCTAGAAACTTCCGCTTCTTCATCTTCGTCTGTCACGTCACCTTCTGATAAATCATTGGCAGCTGCTAGTTTTTTTCCCTTCAAAATAATTTTTTTCTTCAGTTTCTCTGGTGTAGGGAGGTACCCTTCTGCTAAATCTGGCTGCTGTGTATATAATTTAGCTCCAaagatttttttcattttttgagCCATCACTTTTTGTTGTTCTACGGAGCAGTGATTTCGCAAAGACACAATCACAGGGTACTCTGAAGCCACAAAGGCATATTTATTAATCACTTCAATGACATTACTGAAAGTGATTGGTGAGGTCACGTTGTTGCGTTTACTGACTAGTGGCTCATTATTTGGACCATTATACACATCAATCTCAACACTTCTGCAACCTAATTTCAAGGCCTTAACATATCCCTGCACATCAGATGAACCTTTAGGATCATTTTGTTTCAGGTAGGTATTGTAAGATGCATTGATATAATAATGGGATAATGGTTGATTCATATCCTGGCAGACTTTATTGTGTTCTGGATCAAATATGTTGCATTCTTCTGATAACAGATATCGTGTAAAGCCATCAATACTAAGATAACTCTGCAGCTGACCGTGTTCCGAAGGTTCGTATTTCTTTATAAGATCGAGGCACATTTCTTTTGTTGTATGTATCATTCCTTGTTCAGCTTCTAAAAATAACATTAAATCTTTGGCATCTAGATATTCTTTATTACTGGATATTTGCACAAGTAAGAAATATACCTCAGGTCTTGTGCATAGATTACTGTAGACATCAGAAAATTCCTCCTTTGTTACCCTAGTAGTTAACTTTCCTTTCTCTTTCTGTACCTCTCTAAACTTAAGTCTGATTCTTGACTCCTTCAAACCTTGATTGAGGTTCTTTATCACTTTCACTGCTGTGTCTTCTAACATAATTCCATTGCCATCTATATCAGCTTCGTAAAACACCGAATGGAGCCACTTAGTCCTTGGCGAATGCTGGTCACCCTCTATCAAATACAGAGCCTGCTTACCGTGTAAAGCAATATAACGTAGGCCTGTGACCCAAATGTTAGCGACATCTGGAGAAGAGGCTACGAGGTCCAAAGACTCATAATTATCCCCATATATTAACGAGAAGGAGCAGTCTTCGCAGATCTGATCCACAACTGCACAACTTCTGAAAGTCTCTGTGTTTTTTCCGATTCGAACCTCTTTAAAGGAAGATACCTCAAGTTTAGCCTTGTCAGGGTCCTTTTTGGAAGGTTCCCAACGTAAAGCCAGAAGGTCAAGGTCTAAAGTAAAGAAGCGATTGTATATTCGAGTATTTGAACGCACTTTTTTCAGTTCACAGCCAGCCTGCATGAAGCTAATGCAATCACTGGCACTGTTAATTTTCCTTTCAGAGGGCATGCTACTGAATGATACCGTTTTCTTCTGTTCATGTCTCTGTCTTGAGGAATCCTATAGTACAAAGACAAAACAAACAATAAGAACAATCAGCACATTTCCATATTACAGAAATTCAATCTATTTGGTTTTCTATTCATTCTCTCTCCACTGATCAAGTACACAATTCATGGGAGAAAATAAAAAAGGCATCCCGAACAGTACAGTATGCTCTCAAGTGTATCATCCTGATTTTTTAGTATGGGAATAACAAAAGAAATATTTACAGCCTCTGGAGCAGACCAAGTCTGGTAGTCTTCAGTGTATATAAAGGAAAGTGAAGAGTTTACTTCACTGATTTGCGTTGATTAAATGTTCCTGAGATTATGGGGATAATCTTCAAAGCAATGCCAATGTCAGAAATTACTGAAAATAGTTGGCATCCATGCATTTAATGAAATTATCAGTTTGGCAGCaccaaaattaaaaaatggcTTTTTATATGCTAGCTTATAATTTGAATAAACATAGGATTGTACGCATTAATGCCTACTCGTTTTTGCTGCCTGAAAAATAAACGTCCATTTGGTCTGCAACAGAAGACCAACTTTAGATCCAAATTAGGATGATCCCTTGCATCTTTTGATCAGATTATAAATAGGACCTTATCAGAAGCCTTGCAAACCTTGCAAAATCCATCTTGATTTCATCAAAGGCACTACTTTCACCAATGTTCTCATTAATTTCTCAAAAATGAGCAAAGATTGTGAAACAAGACCTTCCTTCAACTAAATCTATACTGATTGTATTTAATTAATCTAAAAATGATTACAGCTGCCTCTTAGAATTTCCCCATCACTAGTTAGATTAACCATGCCAGGGATGCGACTATCTAGTTAGAAACTATGCATCTGGTCCAAAGAACCAAAGGAAATGGTGTCTTGGAAGACATATCTACGATTTGAACACATGGATATTTTGACATCTAAAAACATTCAAGAACTGTTGAAATTAAATTATATAATTAAAAAGTGTTagaacttaaaaaaataaaaaaacctaAGAACATTTTTAAGCATTTAGaactcaattatttatttttgtggGAATCTCTATTTTGGTTGTATTTCTATATTGAAATGCTAGTTCTCTGGACCAGGCTTGATCCACTGTCAGGTCATAACCTCTACATAAACTAAAGCATTTGCTCACACTGCTACAAAGTGGCAGTGAAAGTCCAGATGAccacatgtgaatgaaatacatCCATTTTCCTCTGTAGAGAAAGATTCTGTATGGCATCCAGAAACAGACCGTGCCTGAGCTTATCAGATAATAGCAAACATAATTTACACCTCTAGTACTTTAAGTTAGGTTCTTCATTGGAACTAATCAGATCATCTGGACATTCCCTCACTAAATGAAAGAATATCAGAGGTTAATACACTTTTTCTCTACATTGTTTCTAATGGTATGAGCTTTACCGATGAGCTACACTAAacaggagtttctccagcaattttgtctactagGTTGGATGATCGTTTTGCTGATAAAGAGGCATAATATTTTCTTTCTGCAACTGTGAATACTGATATATTCTGGCAGCCCTGATTTTAGCAGGGTATAACCCATGAACATACAGGAGGAGGTATTTTGAAAcatattattttatattcagAATACATTCAAATCAACTGTACTCTGAAAGCTGAAAAGAATTTGGAGCAGATACATGACAGCTTTATATCTATTTTGCTTCAAGATCAACTCATATTTTACCAATTTTTCCAAACAATGAACATAATTGAGACAGATTTTGTACCACACCATGGTATATATTGatggcgctgaagtagagatggttgaaagttttaacttcttaagggcctgtcccacttggtcgtcatttacctgccgacctagacccactgcagttcgcctacagagccaaccgatccacagaggacgcagtctcaacaacactgaacctcgtattgtcacatctcgatcggaaaaatacctatgccaggatcctcttcatagacttcagctctgctttcaatacaatcattccacagcagctggtggagaagttggagctgttgggggttgatgctggcacatgtagctgggtcctgaactttctgtcgcaacggcagcagacagtcagggtgggcagtaggacatcaaaaaccatagccgtgagcactggctcaccccaaggctgtgtcctaagcccccttctgtttagtctgctgacacacgactgtactgccagactcaataacaacttcatcaacaagttcgctgatgacacaacagtagtgggtctcatcagtgacaatgatgaatcggcgtacaggatggaggtggagctgctcacaggttggtgcaaatcccacaacctcattcttaacgtgggaaaaactaaggagatggtggttgacttcaggagggcggggaaacaacaccatacacctctgcacatcgacggagctgatgtggaaagggtcagcagcatgaagttcttaggactacatctgtctgatgacctgacgtccacggccaacaccacagctctggtcaagagagcccagcagcgacttcaccctctccgaagactatgtaaagcaggcctccccaccacacacctacggactttttatagggggactgtcgagagcacactgacatacggcatcacttcctggttcgggagctgcaaggcgtacgaacggcaccaactggacaggatagtgaagaccgcaagcaggattattggtgctccactccccttcctgctggacatatacaagaagagatgtatcagcagagccatctccatcatcaaagacccttaccacccatcgcatgacattttctccatcctcccatctgggaagaggtacaggagcattagctgcaaaaccagcaggatgctcctcagcttcttcccacaggctataagactgttaaatggactttgccccctgccaagtatcgcgcacaaacccccacactgcagcagagccactgttgtgccgctgccggtcggaacggctgttgaatgtttagtagagtgttaaatttgttcatgacatgtatttttgaattttaattcctatttattttttaatgcaaactgaatggacactggttgagcaacgtttttttgtttcctctgggtatgcgaatactcatgaaatgacaataaagatttacaattacaatttacgcAACAGGCCGATAGTGACTGAAGCTCAACAATcacgcgcgtcatcatgcgtccacaCAGCGTCtcgagcgcgtgacgtcatttgaagatagacaaaaaatgcaggagtaactcagcgggaccggcagcatcactggagggaaggaatggatgatgtttcggatcgagattcttcttcagtctgaagaagggtctcgacccgaaacgtcacccattgcttctctccagagatgctgccggtcacgctgagttactactgcactttgtgtctatctccaattgtcttggcctcgctctgggagtaggagtgggggcagatccggatCCCCAACGGCCGTGAGCCACAAGCCgagcttgcctgcttctgctgctgttgggagGTGAGAAGTTGCGCCGCGGCAaggtgtcccacttggccgtcatttacgcgacaggccggtggcgtgcgaagatttcgtgcagaacgaaatcctggagcactgcttgataccgcgcgcaactccacactcctccacgccactccatgcgcccgtcccgcgctacccacacgctacccacacactatcaggtcacgtaaatggctcgcaaatgactgccaagtgggacaggccctttaggaatatATATAACCAGCAATTTGTTCTGGACCAGCGACATTGAAGCAATGGTCAAGAAAACACACTAATACCTtgacaagaccaccagcataatcaaggaccaatcacGCCCCAGTCATATTCTCTTCTTCTCTCGCTCATCAGGGAAGAGGACCAAAAGTTTGAAATCAGGCAACCGTCCTCTCATCAGCGTGAGTGCGGTCCTGACTTCCCAACTACCTCATtcgagacctttgaactatctttaatcggattttatcttgcactaaatgatatccccattatcctgcatctgtatacagttgacagcttgattgtaatcatgtataatatttTCCTTGAATGGATACTAtgcaccaaaaaagcttttcactgtacctcggtacaagtgacaataataaaataaaataaatttgatCCAATGCACAAGATGTATTACTATAGCTGctgaaagggcctgtcacactgtcgacttttcagcgacagtcTTCGacattcaagctcgagggcactcacctgaaaaacctcgagctggatcgagcgTCAGCGAtaaaaccgcgagccggatcgatCATCTGCGTGTGtgcgagcacacacacacacacacacacacacacacacacacacacacacaaacacacacaccgcacataaacccacacacacacacacacacacacacacacacacacacacacacacgcgcacacacacacacacacacagcaaaggcgggggcctgggaaagcgggggagcgttgtctgaaattcacacccgtgatgaacatgaaggtaaaagacggcggcacagttacggtaaatcctttagagagagcggggggggcggagagaaggagagagggggggagagaagggaagagaaggggagagaagtggggaagacacttttaagaagccagacttttcataaagtttagcgggcattcaacatttacttaccttttttttcctcaacgatctataccttcgactacctttgattgcctttgattacctacgatagcattacgacctactacgacctacctcgactaagcctacgagtaaaaaaatattgattgtttccatggcgacctttttttactcacgagcatttttcagcatgttgaaaaaaacaccgcgacctacctgaggcctcgagtacgcgtgGACTACTctccagcatgaaggagagttacaaagacctcctaggacctgcTAGCACCttgtgctgcgagtatgagtcgaggacaaactcttctaaactcacatattaggtcgccgcagtgagaCAAGCCCTTAAAGCCAAATGCAGTCTGTAATGGGGAATTAGGTTAATTGCGGCTTACCATTGCGCCTCACCAAACAAACCCAATGACCTTCCTACAAAATTCAGTACTTACAATTTTTGTTACAAGTTTAGACGTTGGGACAAATGGATGCTAATTCACATCCaggtgggtggtgggaggggatgggggggaacgGTTGCCAAGAGCATAGGGGTATCCCCCTGACGTTTCACTGTCCCTTTATAAATTCCTCTTCTCCATTTGAGTGGTGCgggaggggggtgtcccccctcccattggttctgagcttttgcatttttcagcttgaaattgtgcaatctggtgcatactgtagcgagtcttttaacttacacttgaatgcaatatttatgctttaaattggattagctatgaataaggtttggctaaattacattcctaattacattccacagtagagccaggttctgatcaacaggtgcagcacatgaataatcttagtatattcatgtatggaaaaacaagatacaagatacatttatttgtcacatgtaccttttggtacagtgaaatgtgtggtcaccatacagccatacgaataataaagagcacagaacacgatagtctttaacacatacatccccacacagcggaatcaaagtttcccactgtgagggaaggctccaaaattcaatcatcctcctctgttgttcgcCCTTGGtgaaaatcagattataatcaaacacttggcccatgttgaccaacctgagtttcactgcacacctggtactactcctgaccctgactctagttgcataccttctctcattcctgaccctgagtccagccttacacctggccccctattctaccctgatcatagctgcttacctgcttaggttctcagtgctgaacactcccattgtcccagcttttgactgcacacctagtactattccagaccttgagtctggatgcacacttggccttgctcctagcccctctgcactgacaatatatcaggcccacacataaagccccatatcagaccccctggacttaaccctattacgttcaagtccacaggtgcttatctaatgcggtaatcttttatggggcacttcacagaccaaattttgtacaacaaaatttgctacatccattggcttccttgttatctaacatgctattTACTTTGTCAaaaaagtcatcaattggttgaacacaatttctcatccataaaattatactcgctcagctgtataagtattctgttacaatttccttcattttccgaacaaactgtcctgaattcattttcacccccaatattttcagaatcaagtcaagagagtttattgtcatatgtctcagataggacaatgaaattcttgcttgctgcagcacaacagaatatttaggcataaatacagatcagatcagatcagatcagtgtttCATCTCTGAGGCTCAACATCTGATTCCAGCCCATTTCATTAAACTAACCAAACACCATTTCCCGGCATTTTGTCCTCTCGGCATCCTTTTAATTGCAGCCACAATGAATATGAAGCTCAAATTCAGAAGGTCATAAATTGTAGTAGCAGCAGGGTGGTTGTGGGGGAGcgggaaccttcaaaaccttcataacgtttgtactatttcaccgatcggaacaaaacgtatttgacttgcagcagaggagaatggcgagtaaggtggcgaaaaatcgtagcgctatgggggatcatttttgcgcaaatttaattacaacgcagccaggaagtggatgagagttaagggcctgtcccaccagcatgcgattgcatgcgtctagcgtgaccaaacggaagcggagtgtGCGCTAAGTTCGCGGTAAGTACGCGGTAAGTACACGCTAAGTACACGCATAGTTCGTGTGTGACGTAATTTatgtcaaactcaccaatcagctggacaggagaccgactgaatttggacttcGCATGGCttaggcggtgacgtcatcgcgcaacgccacgcgctagacgtacgccgtcaagacgctgcgtatgataTCAAGATGCTGCGTTTGATGTCGAGAcgttgcgtacgcccgtcgagacgctcTGTACGCCCTCAATGTACctgcgggccaacaggccgttggcgcgcagaaTTTTCGaatagtgcaagatttttggagccgcgcgcgatgtcgggaccagccccgcaaaactccatacgcctccgcgcttggaagtgggaccggccccgcgaggccgtacgcctcaagcgaccacgtttggtcgcgctagacgcatgctaatGTCTTTAATATCCTTGTAGAATGAGGATTATCCCCAGGATAAAAACAAGTTATGTGGACAGAGGGaaaggctggaattttttttctcAAAAGTAGTGAAGTTTGAGGTGATTAAAAAGTTGGGACGTTTGAAAGGTTGATTATCCTAAagttcctgcagttccttcttaaacatcttaagtctaaaagttatttaaaaaaaacttaggGGAAACTTGGAGAAAAAAACCCTGCAAAAAAAAGACGTGGATCTTCATCTGACTATTTACTAAGGAGAGCAAAAGTCAGGAATTTGGAAATTTCATACATACAGACGAAACTCAAACCTCTTTTATCATTCTTCAAGATCATGGTGGATCTTATACCTCATCGCTGTTTTCCTTCTTATCCTCATATCCCTTAATGCATCTATTATCCAgaaatctatccatctatctatttaATTTCTTTAATTCTACATCTTTAATTTCTCATGTAATCTGTGGTTGGGCCACTTTTCTTGTTGCCATTGTGCCTCATGTATTTGCATAAAATTAGCATTTTCCCAATAAATGCTAGACATTTCTGGCTGCCGGTGACTAGTAGTGTTCCGCATGGGTTGGCGTTGGATCCGCTGTTTTTTTATGCTGTACgtcatgatttggatgatggaaatgATGGTTTTGTGGCCAGATTTggggatgatacaaagataggtggaggggcaggtagtgtagaaggAGTGGCGAgtctgcaaaaggacttgggctggttgggagagtgggcaaggaagtggcagatggattacagcgtagcaaagtgtggagtcatgcattttggtagtgggAACATAGGCataatagactattttctaaatggggataggattcagaaattggtggttcaaagggatttgggagtgcaaTTCACTTCTGATGGCAAAGTATTCATAGCTAATTGTCTTCTGGTCTTTGCTTTGCCACAGATATGATGATCTTGGAATGATAAAAGTTTTATTGAATAATCTCAAATTTCAAAGCTGAAGACTGTTTATACATTTCTCTGCATCGTGGTAAACACAAATGTCAAAAAGATAAAGGCATTAACATTTGGAACAATTGGTTGCTATAAAACATAACACCATTGTTTGTCAGATTGAACCAACAAAATAAAGCCATAAATGTAACAGATTGTTTTCACTCAGTACATCGTAATTGATTTCAAAGAattgctttgatttttttttttgctttgtccACTGTATTTGGCAGTAACACTGAGAAAACATTTGATCCAAACAGGCAAACA from Leucoraja erinacea ecotype New England chromosome 7, Leri_hhj_1, whole genome shotgun sequence includes the following:
- the LOC129698616 gene encoding inactive phospholipase C-like protein 1 isoform X1: MYKMAEGRKESGLYIQEVPGEPEPVGDSHKGWGTIEEGDLESVGVVASGKTSRRRALSAAGDRFSPGGSPCLGAAATGDVEASLIEAAKTTPRRSSIIKDSSRQRHEQKKTVSFSSMPSERKINSASDCISFMQAGCELKKVRSNTRIYNRFFTLDLDLLALRWEPSKKDPDKAKLEVSSFKEVRIGKNTETFRSCAVVDQICEDCSFSLIYGDNYESLDLVASSPDVANIWVTGLRYIALHGKQALYLIEGDQHSPRTKWLHSVFYEADIDGNGIMLEDTAVKVIKNLNQGLKESRIRLKFREVQKEKGKLTTRVTKEEFSDVYSNLCTRPEVYFLLVQISSNKEYLDAKDLMLFLEAEQGMIHTTKEMCLDLIKKYEPSEHGQLQSYLSIDGFTRYLLSEECNIFDPEHNKVCQDMNQPLSHYYINASYNTYLKQNDPKGSSDVQGYVKALKLGCRSVEIDVYNGPNNEPLVSKRNNVTSPITFSNVIEVINKYAFVASEYPVIVSLRNHCSVEQQKVMAQKMKKIFGAKLYTQQPDLAEGYLPTPEKLKKKIILKGKKLAAANDLSEGDVTDEDEEAEVSRRLTDTFFIPKRTIRMCRELSDLVTLCQSVQFVDFQYSVKNQKYWEVCNFSEAKARILANDFPGDFVNHNKRFLSRVFPALMGIDSSNLHPQEFWNCGCQLVAINCQIPGPTTALNIGWFRQNGCCGYILRPAIMREELSYFSAYTEGVFPGISPQVLHIKLISGQNFPKPRGSGTKGDVVDPYVFVEIHGIPVDCAEMRTRTIHQNGENPLFDESLEFEINLPELAMVRFIALDDDYIGDEFIGQYCIPFECLQTGYRHVPLCTDTGEEIELATLFVHVAITDRRGGGKAHRRGHSVKKGKNTIKYTMLRTIGIKVVDDTFKVAGHPLREAAIIRENVQIAIGSLKEICGLGPIVSLSQCIQTLASRLLNGDNISVVTINMKNGYPYLEPLGTLNDVQRKVLSSYDLMIQESTHLIEMADSIYDEIIQSQKSALQFHEDLHNLGKKEGLKERKLNRAFESFAWNITVLKGQGELLKNAKNEVLENMKQIHTAYISSGLSKSGSESAEVNSKQSLQAIQEKENGEDILTVTRSPN
- the LOC129698616 gene encoding inactive phospholipase C-like protein 1 isoform X2, giving the protein MFSHLANYFFQTKPSNILEDSSRQRHEQKKTVSFSSMPSERKINSASDCISFMQAGCELKKVRSNTRIYNRFFTLDLDLLALRWEPSKKDPDKAKLEVSSFKEVRIGKNTETFRSCAVVDQICEDCSFSLIYGDNYESLDLVASSPDVANIWVTGLRYIALHGKQALYLIEGDQHSPRTKWLHSVFYEADIDGNGIMLEDTAVKVIKNLNQGLKESRIRLKFREVQKEKGKLTTRVTKEEFSDVYSNLCTRPEVYFLLVQISSNKEYLDAKDLMLFLEAEQGMIHTTKEMCLDLIKKYEPSEHGQLQSYLSIDGFTRYLLSEECNIFDPEHNKVCQDMNQPLSHYYINASYNTYLKQNDPKGSSDVQGYVKALKLGCRSVEIDVYNGPNNEPLVSKRNNVTSPITFSNVIEVINKYAFVASEYPVIVSLRNHCSVEQQKVMAQKMKKIFGAKLYTQQPDLAEGYLPTPEKLKKKIILKGKKLAAANDLSEGDVTDEDEEAEVSRRLTDTFFIPKRTIRMCRELSDLVTLCQSVQFVDFQYSVKNQKYWEVCNFSEAKARILANDFPGDFVNHNKRFLSRVFPALMGIDSSNLHPQEFWNCGCQLVAINCQIPGPTTALNIGWFRQNGCCGYILRPAIMREELSYFSAYTEGVFPGISPQVLHIKLISGQNFPKPRGSGTKGDVVDPYVFVEIHGIPVDCAEMRTRTIHQNGENPLFDESLEFEINLPELAMVRFIALDDDYIGDEFIGQYCIPFECLQTGYRHVPLCTDTGEEIELATLFVHVAITDRRGGGKAHRRGHSVKKGKNTIKYTMLRTIGIKVVDDTFKVAGHPLREAAIIRENVQIAIGSLKEICGLGPIVSLSQCIQTLASRLLNGDNISVVTINMKNGYPYLEPLGTLNDVQRKVLSSYDLMIQESTHLIEMADSIYDEIIQSQKSALQFHEDLHNLGKKEGLKERKLNRAFESFAWNITVLKGQGELLKNAKNEVLENMKQIHTAYISSGLSKSGSESAEVNSKQSLQAIQEKENGEDILTVTRSPN